One genomic window of Methanobacterium petrolearium includes the following:
- a CDS encoding succinylglutamate desuccinylase/aspartoacylase domain-containing protein: MQDEILIISQDTGGDIALNQDLMEDLIPENTGNKIIEKAKGGTPLLKMGSGSPRILLCAGIHGNELPPQLAFFKLLNYLEGKTLNGTVFMVPIAIPHATMENSRRFQGFDMNRKTFKDGYISNTILKTAKKLQIEAAADFHSTQPQSNPGIESVFCSKKPCYESFNIAKHITSQTSSKILSQEKAGALYGGALEDELNINGIPAVTCEVVSRNGRVDSGSVERSFIQMKSFLDYFKLI, encoded by the coding sequence ATGCAAGATGAGATTTTAATCATCTCTCAGGATACTGGGGGTGATATTGCTCTAAATCAAGATTTGATGGAAGATTTAATTCCTGAAAACACAGGTAATAAGATAATTGAGAAGGCAAAAGGAGGAACTCCTCTTTTAAAGATGGGATCAGGGTCTCCACGCATTTTGCTATGTGCAGGTATACATGGAAATGAATTACCCCCTCAATTGGCTTTTTTCAAACTTTTAAATTATCTTGAAGGTAAAACTCTTAATGGAACTGTGTTCATGGTGCCTATTGCCATCCCTCACGCCACCATGGAAAATTCACGGAGATTTCAGGGATTTGATATGAACAGGAAAACATTCAAAGACGGATATATTTCCAATACAATTTTAAAAACTGCCAAAAAGCTACAAATTGAAGCGGCAGCGGATTTCCACTCCACCCAACCCCAAAGTAATCCTGGAATTGAAAGCGTTTTTTGTTCTAAAAAGCCATGTTATGAAAGTTTCAATATAGCCAAACACATAACCAGTCAAACTTCTTCCAAGATCCTATCACAGGAAAAGGCAGGTGCCCTGTATGGTGGTGCATTGGAGGATGAGCTAAACATCAACGGAATCCCAGCAGTGACTTGTGAAGTAGTTTCAAGAAATGGTAGAGTGGATTCAGGAAGTGTTGAAAGGTCGTTTATTCAGATGAAATCATTCCTGGATTATTTTAAACTTATTTAG
- a CDS encoding monovalent cation/H(+) antiporter subunit G: MDDIITIIKSAILLISAVFVILAAIGIIRYKDDMERVLYARIHILGILDVVCMISLLVLGEPLLAGVYFILTPFAAHAIANAHYYGEDKHD; encoded by the coding sequence GTGGATGATATAATTACTATAATAAAATCAGCCATACTCTTGATATCAGCAGTTTTTGTTATTCTGGCAGCTATTGGAATTATAAGATATAAAGACGACATGGAAAGGGTTTTATATGCCCGTATACATATTTTAGGCATTTTAGATGTTGTTTGCATGATTTCATTGTTAGTACTAGGAGAACCATTACTGGCTGGAGTTTATTTCATATTAACGCCATTCGCAGCCCATGCTATAGCAAATGCCCATTATTACGGAGAGGATAAACATGATTGA
- a CDS encoding monovalent cation/H+ antiporter subunit E gives MFITRIFYGIAYFIVLIWEILKATVDVAIRTVNGKVDPVVVEIPTVLKRPVSQTILANSITLTPGTLSIDLDSEKQVLRVATITPRSNDEVIPFEPYIKGMLE, from the coding sequence ATGTTTATAACCAGAATATTCTACGGAATTGCCTATTTCATTGTATTAATATGGGAAATACTCAAGGCCACTGTTGACGTTGCAATTAGAACAGTAAATGGCAAGGTGGATCCAGTGGTGGTGGAAATTCCTACCGTCCTTAAAAGACCAGTTTCCCAGACTATTCTTGCCAACAGCATAACCCTCACTCCTGGCACCCTTTCCATAGACCTTGACTCGGAAAAACAGGTTTTAAGGGTTGCCACAATCACTCCACGTTCCAATGATGAAGTCATACCATTTGAACCATACATAAAAGGGATGTTAGAATGA
- a CDS encoding energy-converting hydrogenase B subunit J, protein MIIYIGPLALGLILGFILGTRIRDVPESGLKFDASVYILFIIVAFIVAYALGPFPYYKDTPFASGFVAAAVGVILGKLIFGRSNTPQKTEE, encoded by the coding sequence ATGATAATATATATTGGCCCCCTTGCCCTGGGATTAATACTGGGATTCATCCTGGGAACCCGTATAAGGGATGTTCCAGAAAGTGGACTGAAATTTGATGCTTCAGTTTACATATTATTCATCATAGTTGCTTTTATCGTGGCCTATGCACTGGGCCCATTCCCTTATTATAAGGACACTCCATTTGCCAGTGGTTTTGTAGCTGCTGCTGTGGGTGTTATACTGGGTAAATTAATATTTGGAAGAAGTAACACTCCTCAAAAAACGGAGGAATAA
- the ehbF gene encoding energy conserving hydrogenase EhbF codes for MNALIPLMVVVPIICALFLNILHKRDRTIKIITIILALILPALPILANYGLHYFGGYAPLIDNPTLGTDLPSLITGTALNTFHPAITYSFQSAQKIFVFILGLVGLLAIFTSLFETRRPSGVYGYMMFMGIAAVTAVLLTDDIFNLYVFFEIAALATVGIVLVSNIKGNYETALKYMILGGIAAPMLLLGVALLLGVTGNVNITDIIYSLKNGLVNPQSPVLLMACGLIVFGWLYGSGLPPFHTIKSAIYSKALPSGAALIQAFSVFTFIALGIIILRIFSYLPFSQWVILGVSLLAMILGITMAILQTDLRRMIGFLAVGELGYIGIGLGLGTVSGITAGLFQAVNEAVITAFLFIGFGTVLYQTGISDTRKLGGMLVRNPLLALLVLLAGFAMAGVPPLNAFQSKLMLIQASITAGLPELGVIMILLSIVTFMTFMKAFHAVFLRQKPADLEIKNENIPKATIIAMLVFLVVCIVFGLFPQMVTSYLQPLATSLGGVV; via the coding sequence ATGAACGCACTGATACCATTAATGGTTGTTGTTCCCATAATATGTGCTCTGTTTCTAAACATACTACATAAAAGGGACAGGACAATTAAGATCATAACCATTATTTTGGCACTGATACTGCCTGCATTACCTATTCTGGCCAATTATGGATTGCACTACTTTGGTGGTTATGCTCCTCTCATAGATAATCCAACTTTGGGCACAGATCTCCCATCACTCATCACAGGAACCGCCCTTAACACATTTCACCCGGCAATAACCTACTCTTTCCAGAGTGCACAGAAAATATTCGTGTTCATCCTGGGCCTGGTGGGGTTACTGGCAATATTCACCTCACTCTTTGAAACCCGCCGACCATCTGGAGTCTATGGCTACATGATGTTCATGGGAATAGCAGCAGTAACTGCAGTTCTTTTAACCGATGATATATTCAATTTGTATGTCTTCTTTGAAATAGCAGCCCTGGCAACAGTGGGGATAGTCCTGGTATCCAACATCAAGGGCAACTATGAAACTGCCCTGAAATACATGATACTGGGAGGCATAGCTGCACCGATGCTTTTGTTGGGTGTTGCACTCTTACTGGGAGTTACAGGAAACGTTAACATTACTGACATCATTTATTCACTTAAAAATGGACTGGTCAATCCACAAAGTCCAGTGCTCTTAATGGCATGTGGATTAATAGTATTCGGATGGTTATATGGTTCGGGACTCCCACCATTCCACACCATCAAATCAGCAATTTACAGCAAAGCCCTACCCAGTGGAGCAGCATTAATCCAGGCCTTTTCAGTCTTCACATTCATAGCTTTAGGAATTATAATCCTCAGAATCTTTTCATACCTACCATTCTCCCAATGGGTGATACTGGGAGTATCACTCCTGGCCATGATATTAGGTATCACCATGGCCATTCTCCAGACAGACCTTCGGCGGATGATAGGATTCCTGGCTGTAGGAGAACTGGGATACATAGGTATAGGCCTTGGACTTGGCACTGTATCTGGAATAACTGCAGGACTCTTCCAGGCAGTTAACGAAGCAGTAATCACCGCATTTTTATTTATAGGATTCGGCACTGTACTTTACCAGACTGGAATCAGTGACACTCGTAAACTGGGGGGTATGCTGGTCAGAAACCCTCTGTTAGCCCTACTGGTCCTACTGGCAGGATTCGCCATGGCTGGTGTTCCACCACTTAACGCATTTCAGAGCAAGCTCATGCTCATCCAAGCATCCATCACTGCCGGTCTTCCAGAGTTAGGGGTGATAATGATACTCCTGAGTATAGTGACCTTCATGACCTTCATGAAAGCATTCCACGCAGTTTTCCTACGTCAAAAACCGGCAGATCTGGAAATAAAGAATGAAAACATACCAAAAGCCACCATAATTGCTATGCTGGTTTTTCTGGTAGTGTGTATTGTCTTCGGACTCTTCCCACAAATGGTGACCAGCTACCTGCAACCACTGGCAACTAGCCTAGGAGGTGTAGTATGA
- a CDS encoding metal-dependent hydrolase: MSSYKKHILFALIMVFPFFPDVYYLSLAVIGASVVDLDTSFRYRNLLIMALCGGVLAVILQFLNITPFPGILLISIAFFFFLAQHRGFIHSIPGVCLTGFCLAVFALSFQALLLTFKIDYRIAIYLTSIIMGVMILNRGLLILYVLLVSLGIFLSPETNFNFLYIYTALFVGSLSHLILDLFSGSGVKLFNPLWKHKYGKIAGLFLLTLWAIFVVIFNFFPETNLYFPLDQLLHRIS; the protein is encoded by the coding sequence ATGTCTTCTTATAAAAAACATATCTTATTTGCACTTATAATGGTTTTCCCGTTCTTTCCAGATGTTTATTATTTATCTTTGGCTGTTATCGGTGCTTCAGTAGTGGATCTGGATACCAGTTTCCGTTACAGAAACCTGCTTATAATGGCCCTGTGTGGAGGAGTTTTGGCAGTTATATTGCAGTTTTTAAACATCACTCCATTTCCAGGAATATTGCTTATTAGCATTGCATTTTTCTTCTTTTTAGCCCAACACCGAGGATTCATTCACTCAATCCCAGGAGTATGTTTAACCGGTTTTTGTCTTGCGGTCTTTGCTTTGAGCTTCCAGGCACTACTATTAACTTTCAAAATAGATTATCGTATTGCAATATACTTGACATCTATTATTATGGGGGTCATGATCCTCAACAGGGGATTGCTGATTTTATATGTTTTACTTGTTTCATTGGGGATATTTTTAAGTCCTGAAACTAATTTTAACTTTTTATACATTTATACAGCGTTATTTGTTGGTTCTTTAAGTCATTTAATTCTCGATCTCTTCTCAGGATCTGGTGTTAAACTTTTTAACCCATTATGGAAGCATAAATATGGAAAAATCGCTGGTTTATTTCTTTTAACATTGTGGGCGATTTTTGTAGTGATCTTCAATTTTTTCCCGGAAACCAATCTCTATTTCCCCTTAGATCAGCTTTTGCATCGAATATCTTGA
- a CDS encoding energy-converting hydrogenase B subunit G, EhbG — protein sequence MNLYDIIVKKIKDIQGTDDEAPITNISTTSMLTAEITLIASILVALVMLRLVSNILMIVAVLVVLFASMVAVPIMPRLKKEQNDSLAAMMFYVILALAIVITLFYWGNLNV from the coding sequence ATGAACCTCTACGACATAATAGTGAAAAAGATAAAAGATATCCAGGGAACAGATGATGAAGCACCAATAACCAACATATCCACTACTTCCATGCTCACAGCAGAAATAACACTTATCGCATCCATCCTGGTGGCACTGGTCATGCTCAGATTGGTGAGTAATATACTAATGATCGTGGCAGTTCTGGTGGTTTTATTTGCGTCCATGGTGGCCGTGCCCATCATGCCACGCCTTAAGAAAGAACAGAACGATTCACTGGCAGCTATGATGTTCTATGTCATACTTGCCCTGGCAATAGTAATCACCCTATTCTACTGGGGGAATTTAAATGTCTGA
- a CDS encoding SagB/ThcOx family dehydrogenase — protein MMQPKSKVVLLAIILLSIFLAAYIIYSVFMQPVEVEYQSREILSTVDLPQAEISSNMSVDQAIQNRRSVRSFSETSLTLQDVSQLLWAAQGITDSERNFRATPSAGHVFPMEVYLVAGNGSVQGLEAGIYHYNPFNNTLEKIVDEDQRYNLSQAAHQQAWVYEAPISLMITGNYQKMEEKYPEGNISTRFVDMEAGHIGENIYLEAVSHGLGTVAIGSFYDDQMINLFKLPSNETPLYIYPVGYKA, from the coding sequence ATGATGCAACCAAAGAGTAAAGTTGTTTTGCTAGCAATAATCCTGCTTTCCATCTTTTTAGCAGCATATATTATTTATTCAGTTTTCATGCAGCCAGTTGAGGTTGAATACCAATCCAGGGAGATTTTATCAACAGTTGATCTTCCTCAGGCAGAAATTTCAAGTAACATGTCTGTGGATCAGGCTATTCAAAACAGGCGTTCAGTTCGAAGTTTCAGTGAAACTTCCCTTACCTTACAAGATGTTTCACAACTTTTATGGGCTGCTCAGGGAATAACGGATTCAGAGAGAAATTTCAGAGCCACTCCCTCTGCAGGGCATGTTTTCCCAATGGAAGTCTATCTGGTTGCGGGTAATGGTAGTGTTCAGGGACTTGAAGCAGGAATATACCATTACAATCCCTTTAACAATACTCTGGAAAAAATAGTGGATGAGGATCAGAGATACAATCTTTCTCAGGCTGCACACCAACAAGCATGGGTTTATGAGGCTCCTATTAGTCTGATGATAACTGGTAATTATCAGAAGATGGAAGAAAAATATCCTGAAGGAAACATCAGCACAAGATTCGTGGACATGGAAGCAGGGCATATTGGGGAGAACATATATTTAGAAGCAGTTTCTCATGGTCTGGGAACGGTGGCTATAGGTTCTTTCTACGATGATCAGATGATAAACCTTTTTAAGTTACCATCCAACGAAACTCCTTTATACATATATCCAGTGGGTTACAAAGCATAA
- the mcrB gene encoding coenzyme-B sulfoethylthiotransferase subunit beta translates to MPTYEDRIDLYGADGKLLESNVPLEAVSPMLNPTIENIVQEVKRSVAVNLSGIEKSLEKAAYGGKSNFIPGRELKLPIVENVDVIAGKIEKMIRVDDEDDFNLKLINKGNQLLVQLPSQRLKMAGDYTVSTMVTGSAVVQAIIDTFNVDKFDASAIKTAVLGQYPQTVDFSGANVSALLGPPQMLEGMGYGLRNIMANHVVAITKKNTLNAVALSSLLEQTANFEMGDAVGAFERFHLLGLAYQGLNANNLVFDLVKQNGKGTVGTVVTSLVERAIEDGVIKVAKTMPSGYNIYEPVDWALWNAYAAAGLMSSVIVNIGACRAAQGVASNLLYYNDILEFETGLPGVDYGRVEGTGVGMSFFSHSIYGGGGPGIFHGNHVVTRHSKGFAVPCTAAAMCMDAGTQMFSPEATSGMVGTIYSDIEYFKEPLKYIADGAREIKDQI, encoded by the coding sequence ATGCCAACCTATGAAGACAGAATAGACCTATATGGCGCAGATGGAAAGCTTTTAGAGAGCAATGTTCCTCTAGAAGCAGTAAGTCCCATGTTAAACCCCACAATAGAAAATATTGTGCAAGAAGTCAAGCGGTCCGTTGCAGTTAACTTATCCGGAATTGAAAAATCTCTGGAAAAAGCAGCTTACGGCGGCAAATCTAATTTTATTCCAGGTAGAGAATTAAAACTACCTATTGTAGAAAACGTTGACGTTATTGCCGGAAAAATTGAAAAAATGATTCGTGTTGATGATGAAGACGACTTCAACCTCAAACTCATCAACAAAGGAAACCAACTTCTAGTACAGCTACCATCCCAGCGACTGAAAATGGCTGGAGACTACACAGTTTCCACCATGGTTACTGGATCAGCAGTGGTTCAGGCCATTATCGACACTTTCAATGTGGACAAGTTCGATGCATCAGCTATAAAAACAGCTGTTCTCGGCCAATACCCACAAACCGTTGATTTTTCAGGCGCTAATGTCAGTGCTTTACTGGGCCCACCACAGATGCTGGAAGGTATGGGATACGGTCTGCGAAACATAATGGCCAACCACGTGGTAGCCATCACCAAGAAAAACACATTAAACGCAGTAGCACTATCATCACTCCTAGAACAAACAGCTAACTTTGAAATGGGTGATGCTGTAGGAGCATTCGAAAGATTCCACTTATTAGGACTGGCTTACCAGGGTTTAAATGCTAACAACCTGGTATTCGACCTGGTTAAACAAAACGGTAAAGGAACAGTAGGTACAGTTGTTACTTCCCTGGTGGAAAGAGCAATTGAAGATGGAGTTATCAAAGTGGCCAAAACTATGCCATCAGGATACAACATCTATGAACCAGTAGACTGGGCATTATGGAATGCATACGCAGCAGCAGGATTAATGAGTTCTGTTATTGTGAACATCGGTGCTTGCCGAGCAGCTCAAGGAGTTGCATCTAACTTACTGTACTACAACGACATACTTGAATTTGAAACAGGCCTACCTGGTGTGGACTACGGTCGTGTAGAAGGAACCGGTGTGGGAATGAGCTTTTTCTCTCACTCCATCTATGGAGGAGGAGGTCCAGGAATCTTCCACGGAAACCACGTTGTAACCAGACACAGTAAAGGATTTGCAGTGCCATGTACAGCTGCAGCAATGTGTATGGACGCTGGAACACAGATGTTTTCACCAGAAGCAACATCTGGAATGGTAGGAACCATATACAGCGATATCGAATATTTCAAAGAGCCTCTTAAGTATATAGCTGACGGAGCTCGCGAAATAAAAGATCAGATATAA
- a CDS encoding DUF4040 domain-containing protein: MIEYLFMLTAILGAVLALMQRDLLKSAILTGITGASIAILYQYLLAPDVALTQAIVGAAIIPVFFALAVYKTRRMEE; the protein is encoded by the coding sequence ATGATTGAATATTTATTCATGCTAACCGCAATTTTAGGAGCAGTTCTAGCTTTAATGCAGAGGGATCTGCTGAAATCAGCTATACTAACCGGCATCACCGGAGCTTCCATTGCCATTCTATATCAATATCTCCTGGCCCCTGATGTGGCACTTACCCAGGCCATTGTGGGAGCAGCCATCATCCCGGTGTTCTTTGCACTAGCAGTTTACAAAACTCGCAGGATGGAGGAATAA
- a CDS encoding argininosuccinate synthase, which produces MEKVVLAFSGGLDTSVCIKLLEEKYDKKVITACVDVGQPEDEITRPSKLASKMGLEHYTIDAKDEFAREFIFRAIKANAVYEGYPLSTALARPLIAIKIVELAEKVGATSIAHGCTGKGNDQFRFESIIRSYSDSDVIAPIRDLNLTRTEEVSYAESQGIPLPSDKLYSIDENLWGRSIEGDILEDPMTETPEEAFSWTRSTENAPDKAEIVEISFEEGVPTEINGELMGPLEIIQECNDIAGMHGIGRVDIMEDRIIGLKSRENYETPGAFLLIAAHRALEQLVLTREELKFSETASQTYSELVYNGLWHEPLREDLDQLIDSMQSRVSGTVRLKLHKGSLRILGRKSPFSLYQEEAVSFEDKEMDQREMTGMVKNYGIQAACYQDICRRK; this is translated from the coding sequence ATGGAAAAAGTGGTTCTGGCGTTCAGCGGTGGGTTGGACACCTCAGTATGCATAAAATTACTTGAAGAAAAGTATGATAAAAAGGTTATAACTGCTTGTGTCGATGTTGGGCAGCCTGAAGATGAAATAACCCGGCCTTCTAAATTAGCATCCAAAATGGGTCTTGAACATTACACTATAGATGCTAAAGACGAGTTCGCACGTGAATTCATCTTTAGAGCAATTAAAGCCAACGCTGTATATGAGGGTTATCCTTTGAGCACCGCACTTGCAAGGCCACTCATAGCTATTAAAATAGTTGAACTGGCTGAAAAGGTTGGTGCAACTTCTATAGCCCATGGTTGTACTGGTAAAGGTAATGATCAGTTCCGTTTTGAGTCAATAATCAGGTCTTACTCAGATAGTGATGTTATCGCTCCCATCAGAGATCTGAACCTTACCAGAACTGAAGAAGTTAGTTATGCAGAGTCCCAGGGTATTCCCCTTCCCTCTGACAAGCTTTACAGTATTGATGAGAACCTGTGGGGTCGCTCCATTGAAGGAGACATTCTGGAGGATCCTATGACAGAAACCCCTGAAGAGGCCTTCAGCTGGACTAGATCCACTGAAAATGCTCCTGATAAAGCCGAAATCGTTGAAATATCCTTTGAGGAGGGAGTACCTACGGAAATCAATGGGGAACTTATGGGTCCCCTGGAAATCATCCAGGAATGTAATGATATTGCAGGTATGCACGGAATTGGCCGGGTTGACATTATGGAGGATCGTATTATCGGGCTTAAATCCAGGGAAAACTACGAAACTCCAGGGGCTTTTCTTTTAATTGCAGCCCACCGAGCCCTGGAACAACTGGTTTTAACCAGGGAAGAATTGAAATTCTCCGAAACCGCGTCACAAACCTATTCAGAACTTGTTTACAATGGATTATGGCATGAACCCCTCCGAGAAGATCTTGACCAGCTTATTGACAGCATGCAGAGCCGTGTTTCCGGAACGGTACGTCTGAAACTCCACAAAGGCAGTCTCCGCATCCTGGGAAGAAAATCACCTTTCAGCCTGTATCAGGAAGAAGCTGTTTCCTTTGAAGATAAAGAAATGGACCAAAGAGAAATGACAGGTATGGTTAAAAACTATGGGATCCAGGCCGCCTGTTACCAGGATATCTGTCGTAGGAAATAA
- a CDS encoding monovalent cation/H+ antiporter complex subunit F → MNLFVFSEYVLMAALAIFAVATIRIVTRKTIAMGLVGLSGFTIAVATFLILLQNLYGIAYCRDIALALLIMDMVGTIAFARVLRGYNSG, encoded by the coding sequence ATGAACCTGTTTGTATTCTCGGAATATGTTTTAATGGCGGCACTGGCCATATTTGCCGTGGCCACCATTCGAATTGTCACCCGCAAGACAATAGCTATGGGGCTGGTGGGACTATCTGGATTCACCATTGCCGTGGCCACGTTCCTTATCCTGTTGCAAAACCTTTACGGTATTGCTTATTGTCGTGATATAGCTTTAGCATTGTTAATTATGGATATGGTGGGAACCATTGCCTTTGCCCGAGTTTTAAGGGGGTATAACAGTGGATGA
- a CDS encoding cation:proton antiporter subunit C, with translation MIIDTQIASLFTAAALIIIGIFAAAFLDNLIKKVIGLAFIGDGVNLFLISMGYKAGGIVYIYLPGMAADWFSQNASYPLPFAMVLTSIVIGASTMAVMLGIIIILYKKRGSLKASEILGE, from the coding sequence ATGATCATTGACACACAAATCGCGTCATTATTCACAGCAGCAGCATTGATTATTATTGGAATATTTGCAGCAGCATTCCTGGATAATCTAATAAAAAAAGTCATAGGGTTGGCTTTCATTGGAGACGGAGTTAACCTGTTTTTAATCTCCATGGGTTATAAGGCAGGAGGGATCGTCTACATTTATCTGCCAGGGATGGCAGCCGACTGGTTCTCACAAAACGCGTCCTACCCCCTTCCATTTGCAATGGTCTTAACCAGCATTGTTATCGGTGCCAGTACCATGGCAGTAATGTTAGGAATAATAATAATCCTATACAAAAAACGCGGATCCCTAAAGGCATCCGAGATTCTGGGGGAATAA
- a CDS encoding EhbH, which translates to MSEGIRKLIMGFSLFTFAVAIFQSTYQFKQIIYPGISYLYNYVGPKIAPNMVTVVVFDWRGYDTLGEALILVTAVITVLLVFGRGKVQLGGK; encoded by the coding sequence ATGTCTGAAGGAATAAGAAAACTTATAATGGGATTTTCCCTGTTTACATTTGCGGTTGCCATATTCCAATCCACATATCAATTTAAACAAATCATATATCCTGGTATAAGCTACCTGTACAACTACGTGGGTCCTAAAATAGCCCCTAACATGGTAACAGTAGTTGTGTTCGACTGGAGAGGTTACGATACACTAGGCGAAGCCCTCATACTGGTAACAGCAGTCATAACGGTTTTACTGGTCTTTGGGCGTGGTAAAGTCCAGCTGGGAGGTAAATAA
- a CDS encoding TetR/AcrR family transcriptional regulator, whose amino-acid sequence MSIRDRREREKEQRRNDIINAAEKLFFAKGYDDVSMNDIATEVELSKATLYLYFDNKEELFFAIVLRGTLILNSTIKEEIEKAKSGLEKVFAFRKAYYDFTKNYRDYIRMYKYFQSGRFNIKKIIDKEYIKGTICQIKGDSSVPKNFQDENVANQYLKEIMELRSERFTVMCNSIQIGIDDGTIRSDVDPVEAAVLLSSIAKRMSDIPPDHEKILESRGIDHDKFVIDVEDLIRHMIMNYTKK is encoded by the coding sequence ATGTCCATTAGAGATCGGAGGGAAAGGGAAAAAGAACAAAGGCGGAACGATATTATCAATGCCGCTGAAAAATTATTCTTTGCCAAAGGATATGATGATGTTTCTATGAACGATATTGCCACTGAAGTGGAATTGAGCAAAGCAACCCTTTATCTCTACTTTGATAATAAGGAAGAACTTTTTTTTGCCATTGTTCTGAGGGGTACTTTAATTTTAAATTCAACCATAAAAGAAGAAATTGAGAAAGCTAAATCTGGACTTGAAAAAGTTTTTGCCTTCAGAAAAGCATATTATGATTTTACAAAGAATTATCGAGACTATATACGAATGTACAAGTATTTTCAGTCCGGCAGATTCAATATAAAGAAAATAATTGATAAGGAATATATTAAAGGGACCATCTGCCAGATTAAGGGAGATTCTAGTGTTCCTAAAAATTTCCAGGACGAAAATGTTGCCAACCAATATCTAAAAGAAATAATGGAACTACGGTCAGAACGGTTCACTGTTATGTGTAACTCCATTCAAATTGGTATCGATGATGGAACCATTCGTTCTGATGTGGACCCAGTTGAAGCAGCTGTTTTACTTTCATCTATTGCTAAAAGAATGTCAGATATTCCTCCAGATCATGAGAAAATTCTGGAAAGCAGAGGAATCGATCATGACAAGTTTGTGATAGATGTTGAAGACTTAATACGCCATATGATAATGAATTACACTAAAAAATAG
- a CDS encoding pro-sigmaK processing inhibitor BofA family protein, with product MEILTMVVIGSILLVLAVVGIGLLVKLGKIALSILVHMILGWMLLFIWNILPFFKIPINILTVLVAGFGGIIGVFVLIMAKALGFY from the coding sequence ATGGAAATCCTGACCATGGTGGTCATCGGAAGCATACTGCTGGTTTTAGCAGTGGTGGGAATTGGATTACTGGTAAAACTTGGAAAAATTGCCCTCAGCATCCTGGTACACATGATACTGGGATGGATGCTCCTTTTTATCTGGAACATACTCCCCTTTTTCAAGATCCCCATCAACATTTTAACTGTGTTGGTGGCGGGTTTTGGAGGAATAATCGGAGTGTTTGTGCTTATTATGGCTAAAGCACTGGGTTTTTATTAG
- a CDS encoding MnhB domain-containing protein, which produces MSTILKIFVFPAAMVILCLGVLTILGGHITPGGGFQGGAMIAAALIFCLIIYGLKDSPFHLSHDFLAAVESLGALIFVLLGIAGLAFSGFYLYNLGVDIYHIVPATIQNLFDYPDPTHAGIIPYLNFAVGLKVMVGLSAVVIAFMGFKEYEEESGESEESEELDEGEVE; this is translated from the coding sequence ATGAGTACAATACTGAAAATATTTGTATTCCCTGCAGCTATGGTTATCCTGTGTTTAGGAGTGCTCACCATTTTAGGAGGACATATCACCCCGGGAGGAGGATTCCAGGGCGGTGCCATGATAGCCGCAGCATTGATCTTCTGCCTGATCATATACGGACTTAAAGACAGCCCATTCCACCTTTCACACGATTTCCTTGCAGCTGTTGAAAGTTTGGGAGCTTTAATCTTTGTATTACTTGGAATTGCTGGTCTGGCCTTTTCAGGATTCTACCTCTACAACCTGGGAGTGGACATATACCACATAGTCCCGGCAACCATACAGAACCTATTTGACTACCCGGACCCTACACACGCAGGAATAATACCTTACCTCAACTTTGCAGTGGGCCTTAAAGTTATGGTGGGTTTAAGCGCAGTAGTAATAGCATTCATGGGCTTCAAAGAATATGAAGAAGAATCAGGAGAATCAGAGGAGTCTGAAGAACTTGATGAAGGGGAGGTTGAATAG